ACGAGCCCACCGTCGGCCAGGACCGGCACACCTGGGCGGCCGTGACCGGTTGGGCACTGGCCGCACGGGACGCCGGCGCGACCGTCGGTGTCGCCACCCACGACGGCTCCGTCGTGCGCCGGGCCGACACCGTCATACAGCTCAAGGCTGGGGAGGTCGTCGGATGAAACACGTGCTGCCCCAGGCGAATCCGCTCGCTCTGCTGACATTCGGGTTCACCGCGGTGGTCGGGTCGTTCCTGATCGGTCGGCCGGTGGCGGCTGCGGTCGTCGTCGCGGTGTATGCCGTCCTCGCGCTCGCGTGTGTCCCCTCGTGGCGGCCGCTGCGCTGGCGGCTGTTCGCGGTCGGCTTCGCCGCTGTGTCGCTGTGGTGGTCCTCGTGGCTGCTCGGCGGGCACGACGTCTCCATCGCCACGACGGCCGCCGGACGAATCCTGGTGCTCGCGCTGCCGGGCGCGATCGTCGCGGCCTTCATCGACCCGATGCGCTTCGGCGACGCGTTGGCCCAGAACCTCCGGCTGCCGGCGCGATTCGTCGGCGCGTTCACCGCGTCGCTGACCCGCTTCGACCGGCTCGGCGAGACGTTCGACCAGTTGCAGCGCACCCGCCGGATCCGTGGCTTCGGCCCGTCCCGCAACCCGATCTCGCGGGCAGCGACCACCGCGCCGCTAACCTTCGGGTTGCTCGTGACCGCCATGCGGGGAGCCACCCAGCTGTCGCTCGCGATGGACTCGCGCGGCTTCGCGACGGCGCAGCGGCGCAGCTGGGCGCAGCCCTCGCCGTGGCGCCGCGGGGACACGCTGATCGTCGCCGCGGCGGTGCTGGTGACGATCGTCCTCCCGGTCGCCCTGCGGTGACCGCGACCTACCAGTTGGCCTCGTGCGGAGCGCGGGGCAGCCGCCACCGCGCCGGGTGGTTGAGGTAGACCGTGCCGCCGCTGTGCGGGACCCAGACGTTCTCGAACTGCCCGCGCTTGTAGGTGACCCGGACCTGCTTGTCGTCGGCGATCAGGTGGGACGCCGGGTCGTTCATCACCGGGTCGCCGTCGGCGGTGAAGCCGACCAGCACCATCAGGTGCCCGTTGGTCGAGTAACCGGCACCGTCCAGCTCCGAACTCTTGAACGACACGGAGGTGATCACCGGCATCCCGGCGGCGATGAACGGCTCCGCCTCGGCCAGGCTGCGCAACCGGGTCACGAAACCCTCCAGCCCGAACCGGGAGGTGTAGGCCGTGTTGAACGGCCAGTTGCCGCACCCCTCGTACACATAGTCGTAGGTGTTGCGGGCTGCGTAGTCGACCTGCGGGTCGGCGTATGACGGGTCCACCCACGACAGGTCCGCGGCGTTCGGGCCGCGGCGCCACCAGGCCAGCACCATCGACGACGACGTCGGTGAGCACCACGCCTCTCCCCCGTTGTCCCACTGCGGATACTGCCCGACGTGCGTCTCCTGGGAGAAGGTCGGGACGTCGAGGATGACCTCGCGGCCGAGGGTGAACGTGCTCTCCGGCACGGTCGGGTCGTCCGGCAGCGCCGACGAGACGGCCCCGAGGAAGCGCACCGTCGGTGTCAGCCGCGAGCGATGCGGGCGCAGCAACTGGACGCGCAGCTGGAAGGCGACGAACGTGTGGTCGTTGAGCAGGTGCAACGTGTCGGTCCACACCGTCGCGTAGTCGGTGCCCTGCCCGTCCAGCGACTGACGCTGGATCGCGCCGCCCTGCTCGGTGTCGTTGCTGCACCACCGGCCGAGCACGAACCAGTCGGACAGCGTGCCGTCCTCGGCGCGCCCGCGGACGTTGACCTCGATCCAGGTGCCGTTCGGTGTGTCGGCGTTCCAGGAGGAGATGAGTTCGGTCAGGCCGAAGCCGTTGGTGCGCCAGGGTGCGGTCCAGGTGCTGACGTCATACAGCTTGGTGGGCGCGTTCTCGACTGTGGGGTCTGCGAATTCGCGGGTGCCGGCCGGTCGGGAGATGCGCAGGCCGTGCTGGTCGAAGTGCACGCCGCGACACTCACCGTGTGCCCAGTCCCGCGCGCTCGAGAAGCGGTGGTAGCGGATGTGCCGGTCGCTGTCCCCGTCCGCTCCGGCTGCGGAGGCCACGGGCGCCCCGAAGAGCAGCGCACCACCCGCCGCCACACCCCCCAGCATCACCTGGCGGCGGTTCGGCGCCGGCAGCTTGTCGGTGGTGATCAACCCGGAACGATCGGACATGGGACGGACTCCTTCGAGTCTCGGGGTGAGTGATGACCACTTCCAGTCTTGCGTAAAGGAGCACCGGAGATGTCAGATCTGCGCAAACTGTTTCCGCGGGTCGCACTCCCGATCATTGCCGGTCGTCGGCATCAACTCTCACCACTCCCATCGAATCCCGTGGACACCTGCGAGCGGCCGTTGTGCGGTCACCACGACAGCACCCCAGTCGTTCACCGTGAGCTCGCCGACGATGTTCTCGGTCCCTCGACCGAAGTTCGGCCGGTGGACCTGGACGACTCGCCGAGGTCGCACAGAAGGGTCGAAGCACACCTCCAAGGTGAACGAGGGGCCTGGGCCGTCAAAGCCTTTCAACGCGCACCGCGATGGTGGCTCCGGGGCACCTTCCGTCGGCGCATATCGCACCGTGGCTTCGTAGAAGTAGGTTTCACCAACGGCCAGCTCGCGATCGAACAGTACTTCCATCAGACGGACCGGAGGCTCGCTCAGCGATCGGTGACTCCCTTCGTGGGCGTTGACCAGGTCGTGCAGAGTCAGCCGCCCGACATCCTGATCCGTGCTCGACTGCACCTGCAACACATCACGATCCACCCCGAACCCGGTGGCGCGCAGCACGACCCGTTGCTCCAGGCCGACGATGATTTTGCCGGCGTTGACGGTCAGCCGGTTGAACAACACCACGTACTCGGCACGATCCACAGCACGATCCGTCGGACGCGTCATCTGTCGCCGTACCTCGCGGCGAAAGCGCCTCAGCCGACCGAGACCGGACGCGCCTGGTTGTCGTCCGCCGCCGAACATCGCGTCGCTGGCCCGTTCCCAGGCCGTCGCCCAGTCGCGGGCCTCTCGTGGCGTGGCTCCCAGCGCTTCGACGATCCGGTCCAGAGCATCGGCGGGAGGGAACGACCTGCCGCGAATGTACGTGTGGAGGGTGGAAGTGGGGATCCCACTCAGGCGACCGAGAGTGGCCAGGGGAACCCGCCGCCGGCCCGAGCCGACGGCCGCCCGCCGACGCAGTAGCTCCAGCTGGAGCACCAGATCGTTCTGGTCGAAGATCGCCGCAGGGTCGACGGCGTGACCATCGAGTCCTTCCGCGCCCATGGCTCATCCAACATCGTGCGAGCGGCGCCGTGCACGGATATCCAGGAATTTCCAGTTCGAGACGCGGCCCTCCCTATCGGTACGACGATACGGCTGGGCAGCGCCGAAGCTGCTCGCGCGGCACCCGTCGCGCCCGACCATCAGGGGAAGGAATCGAATCATGCGCAACCTCGCGACAGGCCTCGTCCGGGCCGGTCTTGTTGTTGGAATCGCGGCCGGAGGCGCAGCGCTCGCCGCACCGGCGACCGCCGCATCGGGACCGTCGTACCACGGCTGTCCGTACGGCGCAGTATGTGTCTACCCGGGCGGCACCGGCTTCAACCATGACCACCCGAAGTACGTCTGGTACTCATATGCGGGTCACAACATCTACAACGAACTCGGCACGAATCGGATCGTCAACAACCAATCGGCAAATGCCGGCTTCGGGCTGTGTCGCTACTCGAACGGCACGGGAGGTGTTGTCGACGTGGCCCCGTGGCCGATCGAGAACTACTCACCGAGCTACGAGGATTTCCACGCGAAGTTGGTGAACTCGGTGGATCTGCGCCCGGAGTCCCAGATCGGGGCGAACACCATCTGCCATCGCTGAAGACGCAGGACGAGAGCAACGGGAAGCCCCGCCGAACAAGTTCGGCGGGGCTTCCCGTTGCTGTGCGATGTGCCGGAGCGACGACTCAGTCCACCAGGGACCGGAGCACGTACTGCAGGATGCCGCCGTTGCGGTAGTAGTCGGCCTCACCGGGTGTGTCGATGCGGACCACCGCGTCGAACTCGACCTTGCTGCCGTCCTCCTTGGTGGCGCTCACGTGGACGGTCGGCGGGATGCCGCCGTCGTTCAGTGCGGTGACGCCGTCGAAGTCGAACGTCTCGGTGCCGGACAGGCCCAGCGACTCGATGTTCTCCCCGTCCGGGAACTGCAGCGGCAGCACGCCCATGCCGATCAGGTTGGACCGGTGGATGCGCTCGAACGACTCGGCGATGACGGCGCGGACGCCGAGCAGCACGGTGCCCTTGGCGGCCCAGTCACGCGAGCTGCCGGTGCCGTACTCCTTGCCGGCGAGCACGACCAGCGGGATGCCGGCCTTCTCGTAGTTCTGTGCCGCGTCGAAGATCGTCGTCTGCTCGCCGCCGGCGGTGAAGTCGCGGGTGAAGCCGCCCTCGACGTCGTCCAGCAGCTGGTTGCGCAGCCGGATGTTGGCGAAGGTGCCACGCACCATCACCTCGTGGTTGCCGCGCCGCGAACCGTAGGAGTTGAAGTTCTTGCGCTCGATGCCGTGCTCGGTGAGGTACTTGCCGGCAGGGCTGTCGGCCTTGATCGAGCCGGCCGGGCTGATGTGGTCGGTGGTCACCGAGTCACCCAGCTTGGCCAGCACGCGCGCTCCGTGGATGTCCTCGACCGGCTCGGGCGTCTTGCCCATGCCCTCGAAGTACGGGGGCCTGCGCACGTAGGTCGACTCGGCGTCCCACTCGAAGATGTCGCCCTCGGGCGTCGGCAGCGACTGCCAGCGCTCGTCACCGGCGAACACGTCGGCGTAGTCCTTGATGAACATGTCGCGGTCCATCGAGGTGGCGATGGTCGACTCGACGTCGGCCGGGTTGGGCCAGATGTCCTTGAGGAACACGTCGTTGCCCTGCTGGTCCTGGCCCAGCGGGTCGGTCTCGAAGTCGAAGTTCATGGTGCCCGCGAGCGCGTAGGCGATGACCAGCGGCGGGGAGGCCAGGTAGTTCATCTTCACGTCGGGGTTGATGCGGCCCTCGAAGTTGCGGTTGCCCGAGAGCACCGACACGGCGGTGAGGTCGTTGTCCTGGATCGCCTGGCTGATCTCGTCGGCCAGCGGGCCGGAGTTGCCGATACAGGTGGTGCAGCCGTAGCCGACCAGGTAGAAGCCGAGCTTCTCCAGGTAGGGCCACATGCCGGCCTTGTCGTAGTAGCCGGTCACGACCTGCGAGCCGGGCGCCATCGACGTCTTGACCCACGGCGGGACCGTCAGGCCCTTCTCGACGGCGTTCTTGGCCAGCAGGCCGGCGGCCATCATCACCGACGGGTTGGAGGTGTTGGTGCAGCTGGTGATCGAGGCGATCACGACAGCGCCGTCCTTCAGGCCGTATGCCGCGCCCTCGGCGGGCGTCACCTGCACCTCGCGGTAGTCGCCCTGGACGCCGTAGTTCTTGATGTCCAGGTTGAACTGCTGCTTGGCGTCGGCGAGCACGATGCGGTCCTGCGGACGCTTGGGTCCGGCGATCGACGGCACGACGGTGGACAGATCCAGCTCGAGCCGCTCGGAGAAGCGCGGCTCGACGCTCGGGTCGTGCCAGAGGCCCTGCTCCTTGGCGTAGGCCTCGACGAGCGCGACCTGGTCGTCCGGACGTCCGGTGAGCCGCAGGTAGTCCAGGGTCACGTCGTCGACCGGGAAGATCGCACAGGTGGAGCCGAACTCGGGGCTCATGTTGCCGATGGTGGCGCGGTTGGCCAGCGGCACCGAGGCGACGCCATCGCCGTAGAACTCGACGAACTTGCCGACCACACCGTGCTCGCGCAGCATCTGGGTGATGGTGAGCACGACGTCGGTCGCCGTTGCGCCGGAGGGGATCTCGCCGGTCAGCTTGAAGCCGACGACGCGCGGGATGAGCATCGACACGGGCTGGCCGAGCATGGCGGCCTCGGCCTCGATGCCGCCGACGCCCCAGCCGAGCACGCCGAGGCCGTTGACCATCGTGGTGTGGCTGTCGGTGCCGACGCAGCTGTCCGGGTAGGCCTGCACGACGCCGTCGTTCTCCCGGGTCATGACGCCACGGGCGAGGTGCTCGATGTTGACCTGGTGGACGATGCCGGTGCCCGGCGGGACGACCTTGAAGTCGTCGAACGCGGTCTGCCCCCAGCGCAGGAACTGGTAGCGCTCGCGGTTGCGGCCGTACTCGATCTCGACGTTCTTCTCGAACGCGTCCGGGCGCCCGGCGACGTCGATGATCACCGAGTGGTCGATGACCATCTCGGCGGGAGCCAGCGGGTTGATCTTCTTGGCGTCACCGCCGAGGTCGCTGACCGCCTCACGCATGGTTGCCAGGTCGACGACACAGGGCACGCCGGTGAAGTCCTGCATGATCACGCGCGCCGGGGTGAACTGGATCTCCGTGCTCGGGTTGGCGTTCTCGTCCCACTGGCCGACCGCGTTGATGTGGTCCTCGGTGATGTTGGCGCCGTCCTCGGTGCGCAACAGGCACTCGAGCAGCACCTTCAGGCTGAACGGCAGGTTCGTGCTGCCCTCCACCTTGTCCAGGCGGTAGATCTCGTAGGACTTCTCACCTACGGCGAGCGTGTCCTTCGCTCCGAAGCTATTGGTGCTCATGCTGATCGCCGACTCCTTCGTCTCTGGCACTCGTGGACGGCTTTATCTTGACGTCAAGATAAGTTAATCACACGCCGTGGCAGGGGTTCAGCGAAGGTTTGCCTAACCCGCGCCGAGCGCAAGCCACGTTGTCGATCCTGCCACCAACGCGTCAGGTGTGGCGGGGAGCGGGCCGAAAACGGTGCCGGCCCCGATCAGTGCTTGGGGGTCCACCCGAGGGCCGGGCCGAGCTCGGTCGCCATGTCGGTGATGATCTGCAGGTAGTCGGTCTCGTCGAAGGTGAACGGCAGTGCGAACGCGACCTCGTCGACGCGCTGGAAGGCGGCGTCGGCGTACAACTGCTCGGCGAGCTCGGCGCTGTCACCGACGTAGTCGGCCGAGAACAGCATGTGCCGTGGGCCCTGCGGTGCGCGGGTGCGAGCCAGCCGGCCCTCGCGATAGGCCGCGTACTTGGCCTTCTGCCCGGCCGTCGCCGAATCGGTCGGTATGACGACCAGCCCCTGCGACACCCGGCCCGGTGCACGGTCCGGGTGGGCGGCGGCATACGCGTCCCGGTAGGCGTCGATGTGCTCGGCCTGGATGCGCGCGAAGTGGTCCGGCTCGGTGCCGGACAAGTCGCTGCCGTCGGTCGTGACCACCGAGCTGGTCAGGTAGTTGATCCCCTGCCCGCCGGCCCAGACCGCGGAGTCCTTCATCCCGCCGTACCACAGCCGGTCCGCCAGACCGGGCGAGTGCGGCTGCACGCGCCGGGAGAAGGTCTCGATGCCGACCGTTCCCTCGAAGTCCGAAACCGGCTCTCCGCGAAGGAAGTCCAGCAACCTCACCACCCGTTCCTTGGAGAAGTCCTCCGCGTCGTAGGTGTCGGGGTACAGCCGGGTCTTGAAGTCGTCGTACCGCATCGGGGTGCCGACCGAGACACCCGGGTTGAGCCGGCCGCCGGACAGTACGTCGACGGTCGCCAGGTCCTCGGCGAGCCGGAACGGGTTCTCCAGCCCGAGGGGTATGACGGCCGTGCCCAACTCGATGCGGCGGGTCCGCTGGCTCGCCGCCGCGAGCACCGCGACCGGTGACGAGATGCCGTGCTGCAGGTGCCGGCAGCGCAGCCACACCGAGTCGAAGCCGAGCTGCTCGGCGGTCTCGATGACGCGCAGCGTGGTCTCGTGGCCACCTGCGGGGTTGCTCTCGTCGAACAGCCCGATGGTCAGGAAACCCATCCGGGCCAGCGGTTCACCGGCTCGCGGCATCGTGCACTCCCGTCGAAGGCGCCTGGAAACTCTGGAACTGGAGCCTACGGCGCAGCCGGAACCCGAGGTGCTCGTAGAGGGCGATGGCGCGTTCGTTGCCGGCGCCGGTGTGCAGCATCGGCCGGTCACCGCGCCGCTCGATGCCGTCCGCGACCGCCCGGATCAACCGGGTGGCCAGGCCGCGGCCGCGGAACGCCTCATCGGTGCACACGGCGCTGATCTCGGTCCACCCGGGCGGCCGCAGCCGCTCCCCCGCCATGGCCACGAGCCGCCCGTCGATCCGGATCCCGAGGTAGGTGCCCAGCTCGATGGTGCGCGGCAGGAACGGACCCGGCTCGGCCCGGGCGACCAGG
This genomic window from Flexivirga oryzae contains:
- a CDS encoding energy-coupling factor transporter transmembrane component T — protein: MKHVLPQANPLALLTFGFTAVVGSFLIGRPVAAAVVVAVYAVLALACVPSWRPLRWRLFAVGFAAVSLWWSSWLLGGHDVSIATTAAGRILVLALPGAIVAAFIDPMRFGDALAQNLRLPARFVGAFTASLTRFDRLGETFDQLQRTRRIRGFGPSRNPISRAATTAPLTFGLLVTAMRGATQLSLAMDSRGFATAQRRSWAQPSPWRRGDTLIVAAAVLVTIVLPVALR
- a CDS encoding helix-turn-helix domain-containing protein encodes the protein MGAEGLDGHAVDPAAIFDQNDLVLQLELLRRRAAVGSGRRRVPLATLGRLSGIPTSTLHTYIRGRSFPPADALDRIVEALGATPREARDWATAWERASDAMFGGGRQPGASGLGRLRRFRREVRRQMTRPTDRAVDRAEYVVLFNRLTVNAGKIIVGLEQRVVLRATGFGVDRDVLQVQSSTDQDVGRLTLHDLVNAHEGSHRSLSEPPVRLMEVLFDRELAVGETYFYEATVRYAPTEGAPEPPSRCALKGFDGPGPSFTLEVCFDPSVRPRRVVQVHRPNFGRGTENIVGELTVNDWGAVVVTAQRPLAGVHGIRWEW
- a CDS encoding C39 family peptidase; translation: MSDRSGLITTDKLPAPNRRQVMLGGVAAGGALLFGAPVASAAGADGDSDRHIRYHRFSSARDWAHGECRGVHFDQHGLRISRPAGTREFADPTVENAPTKLYDVSTWTAPWRTNGFGLTELISSWNADTPNGTWIEVNVRGRAEDGTLSDWFVLGRWCSNDTEQGGAIQRQSLDGQGTDYATVWTDTLHLLNDHTFVAFQLRVQLLRPHRSRLTPTVRFLGAVSSALPDDPTVPESTFTLGREVILDVPTFSQETHVGQYPQWDNGGEAWCSPTSSSMVLAWWRRGPNAADLSWVDPSYADPQVDYAARNTYDYVYEGCGNWPFNTAYTSRFGLEGFVTRLRSLAEAEPFIAAGMPVITSVSFKSSELDGAGYSTNGHLMVLVGFTADGDPVMNDPASHLIADDKQVRVTYKRGQFENVWVPHSGGTVYLNHPARWRLPRAPHEANW
- the acnA gene encoding aconitate hydratase AcnA, with amino-acid sequence MSTNSFGAKDTLAVGEKSYEIYRLDKVEGSTNLPFSLKVLLECLLRTEDGANITEDHINAVGQWDENANPSTEIQFTPARVIMQDFTGVPCVVDLATMREAVSDLGGDAKKINPLAPAEMVIDHSVIIDVAGRPDAFEKNVEIEYGRNRERYQFLRWGQTAFDDFKVVPPGTGIVHQVNIEHLARGVMTRENDGVVQAYPDSCVGTDSHTTMVNGLGVLGWGVGGIEAEAAMLGQPVSMLIPRVVGFKLTGEIPSGATATDVVLTITQMLREHGVVGKFVEFYGDGVASVPLANRATIGNMSPEFGSTCAIFPVDDVTLDYLRLTGRPDDQVALVEAYAKEQGLWHDPSVEPRFSERLELDLSTVVPSIAGPKRPQDRIVLADAKQQFNLDIKNYGVQGDYREVQVTPAEGAAYGLKDGAVVIASITSCTNTSNPSVMMAAGLLAKNAVEKGLTVPPWVKTSMAPGSQVVTGYYDKAGMWPYLEKLGFYLVGYGCTTCIGNSGPLADEISQAIQDNDLTAVSVLSGNRNFEGRINPDVKMNYLASPPLVIAYALAGTMNFDFETDPLGQDQQGNDVFLKDIWPNPADVESTIATSMDRDMFIKDYADVFAGDERWQSLPTPEGDIFEWDAESTYVRRPPYFEGMGKTPEPVEDIHGARVLAKLGDSVTTDHISPAGSIKADSPAGKYLTEHGIERKNFNSYGSRRGNHEVMVRGTFANIRLRNQLLDDVEGGFTRDFTAGGEQTTIFDAAQNYEKAGIPLVVLAGKEYGTGSSRDWAAKGTVLLGVRAVIAESFERIHRSNLIGMGVLPLQFPDGENIESLGLSGTETFDFDGVTALNDGGIPPTVHVSATKEDGSKVEFDAVVRIDTPGEADYYRNGGILQYVLRSLVD
- a CDS encoding LLM class flavin-dependent oxidoreductase, encoding MPRAGEPLARMGFLTIGLFDESNPAGGHETTLRVIETAEQLGFDSVWLRCRHLQHGISSPVAVLAAASQRTRRIELGTAVIPLGLENPFRLAEDLATVDVLSGGRLNPGVSVGTPMRYDDFKTRLYPDTYDAEDFSKERVVRLLDFLRGEPVSDFEGTVGIETFSRRVQPHSPGLADRLWYGGMKDSAVWAGGQGINYLTSSVVTTDGSDLSGTEPDHFARIQAEHIDAYRDAYAAAHPDRAPGRVSQGLVVIPTDSATAGQKAKYAAYREGRLARTRAPQGPRHMLFSADYVGDSAELAEQLYADAAFQRVDEVAFALPFTFDETDYLQIITDMATELGPALGWTPKH